One Rhizobium sp. 9140 genomic region harbors:
- a CDS encoding ABC transporter substrate-binding protein, translating into MRTLCILASTAAIALAAGYAGSAAAKTVVTMNTVQIFGTIDPAKISDYTDYMSAVNLYDSLTTVDPTGKIIPELAESWTVSDDAKEVTYKIRADAKFSDGTPVEAKDVVYSFERLFRINQGPANLFTDVLKPGSIVAVDDKTVKFTLSKTFAPFLTTVPAVFIVNSDLVEANKGSDDAQAYLGSTVAGAGAYKLIEWDRGARMTIERDPNYYKGFGKGAIDEVRWIITNDEATVRSLAASGELTMTSQYQSPETYKALADMGRFTVVSEPTTTAFYLKLNTKVPPTDDLHIRRALALATDYQTIREVILPGGELTTPLPAGFKEFHADDVSAPSYDLEAAKAEIAKSKYAGSDIPITLGYVAGTKFEEEISLLMQSNLEQLGFKVTQQADPWNRVTEIATKVETTPAVNQIFFGPTYPSPDSMFFTQYHSKSAGTWASAEWLQDPAIDALIDEARSTADVSKQAVIYKDLQRKLVEIQPDVFLMTQTVQHAMDKCLTGFKAVPMQSFDYDFTRYSWTCN; encoded by the coding sequence ATGCGCACCCTTTGCATCCTTGCCTCCACCGCCGCCATTGCACTGGCTGCCGGCTATGCCGGATCGGCTGCGGCGAAAACCGTCGTGACCATGAACACCGTCCAGATTTTCGGCACGATCGATCCGGCCAAGATCTCGGACTACACGGACTACATGTCCGCGGTGAACCTCTATGACAGCCTGACCACGGTCGATCCGACCGGCAAGATCATCCCTGAGCTTGCGGAAAGCTGGACCGTGTCGGACGATGCCAAGGAAGTAACCTACAAGATCCGGGCCGACGCCAAATTCTCGGATGGCACGCCGGTCGAGGCGAAGGATGTGGTCTACTCGTTCGAGCGGCTCTTCCGCATCAACCAAGGCCCGGCCAACCTCTTCACGGATGTCCTGAAGCCTGGCTCGATCGTCGCGGTCGATGACAAGACGGTCAAGTTCACGCTGTCAAAGACCTTTGCCCCGTTCCTGACGACGGTTCCCGCCGTCTTCATCGTCAATTCGGACCTGGTCGAGGCCAACAAGGGCAGCGACGACGCACAGGCCTATCTCGGCAGCACCGTTGCCGGTGCCGGCGCCTACAAGCTGATCGAATGGGACCGCGGCGCACGGATGACGATCGAGCGCGACCCCAATTATTACAAGGGCTTCGGCAAGGGTGCGATCGACGAGGTGCGCTGGATCATCACCAATGACGAGGCGACCGTGCGGTCGCTGGCGGCCTCCGGCGAACTGACCATGACCAGCCAGTACCAGTCGCCCGAGACCTACAAGGCGCTTGCCGACATGGGGCGCTTCACCGTCGTCAGCGAACCCACGACGACAGCATTCTACCTGAAGCTCAACACCAAGGTGCCGCCGACCGACGATTTGCACATCCGCCGCGCGCTGGCGCTGGCGACCGACTACCAGACGATCCGCGAGGTCATCCTTCCCGGCGGCGAACTGACAACACCTCTGCCGGCCGGCTTCAAGGAATTCCACGCCGACGACGTGTCCGCACCGTCATACGATCTGGAAGCGGCGAAGGCCGAGATCGCCAAGTCGAAATATGCCGGCTCCGACATCCCGATCACGCTCGGCTATGTCGCCGGCACCAAGTTCGAGGAGGAAATCAGCCTCCTGATGCAGTCGAACCTCGAACAGCTCGGCTTCAAGGTGACACAGCAGGCCGATCCGTGGAATCGCGTGACGGAGATCGCGACCAAGGTCGAGACGACGCCCGCCGTCAACCAGATCTTCTTTGGGCCGACCTATCCCTCGCCCGACTCGATGTTCTTCACCCAGTATCACTCGAAATCCGCAGGCACCTGGGCCTCCGCCGAATGGCTGCAGGATCCGGCCATCGACGCCCTGATCGACGAGGCCCGATCGACCGCCGACGTTTCGAAGCAGGCCGTGATCTACAAGGATCTCCAGCGCAAGCTGGTCGAGATCCAGCCGGACGTCTTCCTGATGACGCAGACAGTCCAGCACGCGATGGACAAATGCCTGACCGGCTTCAAGGCCGTCCCCATGCAGTCCTTCGACTACGACTTCACGCGCTACAGCTGGACCTGCAACTGA